One part of the Glycine max cultivar Williams 82 chromosome 14, Glycine_max_v4.0, whole genome shotgun sequence genome encodes these proteins:
- the LOC102662552 gene encoding uncharacterized protein: MTQDIPGVHIAEVSLSSLYGPYYGVIGSNNVFNPRVSRKDQVSSSHLWVQNGPVEAANKIAAGWHVAPQLYGDDKTYIYSAWTSDNFERTGCYNIRCSGFVQISKVNYLGTHVNNYSTYGGTQLEFIISITQDPVTKNWWLNMANINIGYFPAALFSNMTSADQVGWGGRTRTPPNTPSPPMGSGHFPDHTFHHACYFTFVSFQNEATRNYGIGPHGAQTFSDRSDCFGVRYLGYIAEEVGYSLQFGGPGGSCGN; the protein is encoded by the exons ATGACTCAAGATATTCCCGGTGTTCAT ATTGCAGAAGTATCTCTTTCATCATTATATGGTCCTTATTATGGAGTTATTGGATCAAATAATGTGTTTAATCCAAGAGTTAGTAGGAAGGATCAAGTTAGTTCTTCTCATTTATGGGTTCAAAATGGACCAGTGGAAGCTGCTAACAAAATCGCTGCAGGATGGCAT GTGGCTCCACAATTATATGGTGATGATAAAACCTATATTTACTCGGCATGGACG TCAGATAATTTCGAGCGGACAGGGTGCTACAATATTCGATGTTCAGGTTTTGTTCAGATAAGCAAAGTAAATTACCTTGGTACACATGTGAACAATTATTCTACCTACGGTGGAACGCAGCTTGAATTTATCATTTCTATTACTCAG GATCCAGTGACCAAAAACTGGTGGTTAAATATGGCAAATATAAATATTGGATATTTTCCAGCAGCCTTGTTCTCCAACATGACCTCAGCTGATCAAGTGGGGTGGGGTGGGCGAACAAGAACTCCTCCTAATACTCCTAGTCCCCCAATGGGATCTGGACACTTTCCTGATCATACTTTTCATCATGCGTGTTATTTTACATTTGTCTCGTTTCAAAATGAAGCAACAAGAAATTATGGAATTGGACCACATGGAGCACAAACATTCTCTGATAGATCTGATTGTTTTGGTGTTCGATACTTGGGATATATTGCAGAGGAGGTTGGATATTCTCTCCAATTTGGAGGACCCGGTGGTAGTTgtggaaattaa